One region of Camelina sativa cultivar DH55 chromosome 6, Cs, whole genome shotgun sequence genomic DNA includes:
- the LOC104789938 gene encoding uncharacterized protein LOC104789938, with amino-acid sequence MHYYCITMLITPANPCGGTAGLFVFGPKTQLTKIPSSTNLNSHFTVPPVVALAAERRAASKVFRYCARRRVRDDVVGGEDEDEEYGYNEEMAMLEVYSQSCREEALIVTAIVDDEEVEVIIFKGVSSCLSGETAVDPARSVLPERAVIIKIDRVRGPFDPSQIHYIQKGLSFQAFKETRLLNS; translated from the coding sequence ATGCACTACTACTGTATCACAATGCTTATCACGCCGGCGAATCCATGCGGTGGCACAGCCGGATTATTCGTTTTCGGACCAAAAACTCAACTGACTAAGATACCCTCGTCCACAAACTTGAATAGCCATTTCACCGTGCCTCCTGTGGTGGCTTTGGCGGCGGAGAGAAGAGCAGCTTCGAAGGTGTTCCGGTATTGTGCTAGGAGAAGGGTGAGAGACGACGTTGTAGgaggtgaagatgaagatgaagagtaCGGGTACAATGAGGAGATGGCGATGCTGGAGGTTTATAGCCAGTCGTGTAGAGAAGAAGCGCTTATTGTGACGGCCATTGTTGATGACGAAGAAGTGGAAGTTATCATCTTTAAAGGAGTGTCGTCGTGCCTGAGCGGAGAAACGGCGGTGGATCCGGCGAGGAGTGTGTTGCCGGAGAGAGCAGTGATTATAAAAATTGATAGAGTGAGAGGTCCTTTTGATCCATCACAGattcattatattcaaaagGGACTCTCTTTTCAAGCCTTCAAGGAGACCAGACTCCTCAACTCATGA
- the LOC104789939 gene encoding two-component response regulator ARR14-like: MAISDQFPNGLRILVVDDDTSCLLILEQMLLRLMYQVTICSQADVALTILRERKDCFDLVLSDVHMPGMNGYKLLQQVGLEMDLPVIMMSADGRTTTVMTGINHGACDYLIKPIRPEELKNIWQHVVRRRCVMNKELRSSLALEDNNKNSGSVETVFSVSECSEGSLMKPRKKKKKSVDREDNEDDDLLDPGNSKKSRVVWSIELHEQFVNAVNQLGIDKAVPKRILELMNVPGLNRENVASHLQKFRLYLKRLSGAASQSKDTECIKRYENIQALVSSGQVHPQTLAALFGQPIDNHLSASFGVWIPNDDVDRSQTQNLAVDVSSASKRPVSVSTTSMAVHGLSSSANFSQKGDSNNNTDHSIRQGYGSNVNEESWILERSSRQRY, encoded by the exons ATGGCTATCAGTGATCAGTTTCCTAATGGGTTAAGAATTCTCGTTGTAGATGATGACACTTCCTGCTTGCTCATTCTTGAGCAAATGCTTCTCCGTCTCATGTACCAAG ttaCAATTTGCTCACAAGCTGATGTTGCGTTAACCATTCTAAGAGAGAGGAAAGACTGTTTCGATTTGGTTCTAAGTGATGTACATATGCCTGGTATGAATGGTTACAAACTTCTCCAACAAGTTGGTCTCGAAATGGATCTCCCTGTCATTA TGATGTCTGCTGATGGAAGAACAACTACAGTCATGACTGGAATCAACCATGGAGCTTGTGATTATCTAATCAAACCAATTCGTCCTGAAGAGCTTAAGAACATTTGGCAACATGTTGTTAGAAGGAGATGTGTAATGAACAAGGAGCTTCGAAGTTCCCTAGCTTTAGAGGATAACAACAAGAACAGTGGCAGCGTCGAGACTGTTTTCTCGGTTAGTGAATGCTCAGAGGGGAGTTTGATGAAAcctaggaagaagaagaagaaaagtgttgATAGAGAAGATAACGAAGATGATGATCTTCTTGATCCTGGGAACTCTAAGAAGTCACGCGTTGTTTGGTCTATTGAATTGCATGAACAATTCGTCAATGCTGTAAACCAACTTGGAATTGACA AAGCTGTACCAAAGCGGATTCTAGAGTTGATGAATGTTCCTGGTTTGAACAGAGAAAACGTGGCTAGTCATTTACAG AAATTTCGATTGTATCTGAAGAGACTAAGTGGTGCGGCTTCGCAGAGTAAAGACACGGAGTGTatcaaaagatatgaaaacatTCAAGCTTTGGTTTCCTCAGGACAAGTACATCCACAGACATTAGCTGCATTGTTTGGTCAACCAATAGACAATCATCTCTCCGCTAGTTTTGGTGTTTGGATTCctaatgatgatgttgatagaTCTCAAACTCAAAACTTGGCGGTTGATGTGTCGTCCGCTTCTAAGCGTCCTGTTTCTGTCAGTACTACTTCGATGGCGGTTCATGGTCTATCTTCCTCTGCAAATTTTAGTCAAAAAGGTGATTCTAACAACAACACAGACCACAGTATCAGACAAGGTTATGGATCAAATGTTAATGAAGAATCTTGGATCTTGGAAAGATCTTCAAGACAACGATATTGA
- the LOC104789940 gene encoding vacuolar iron transporter 1-like produces MSSEEDESTTRISIEPEKQSLLDHHTEKHFTAGEIVRDIIIGVSDGLTVPFALAAGLSGANASSSIVLTAGVAEVAAGAISMGLGGYLAAKSEEDHYAREMKREQEEIVAVPETEAAEVAEILAQYGIEPDEYTPVVNALRKNPPAWLDFMMRFELGLEKPDPKRALQSAFTIAIAYVLGGFIPLLPYIFIPQAMEAVVASVIITLFALFVFGYAKGHFTDSKPLRSAFETAFIGAIASAAAFGMAKAVQH; encoded by the exons ATGTCGTCGGAGGAAGATGAGAGTACTACAAGGATCTCTATCGAACCGGAGAAGCAATCACTTCTTGATCATCACACCGAGAAACACTTCACCGCCGGAGAAATCGTCCGTGACATCATCATCGGCGTTTCCGATGGTTTAACCGTTCCTTTTGCTCTCGCCGCCGGTCTCTCTGGTGCcaatgcttcttcttctatcgTTCTTACTGCCGGAGTCGCCGAAGTCGCTGCCGGCGCTATTTCCATGGGACTCGGCGG GTATTTAGCAGCCAAGAGTGAAGAGGATCATTATGCGAGGGAGATGAAACGTGAACAAGAAGAGATCGTGGCCGTTCCTGAGACTG AGGCAGCAGAAGTGGCAGAGATACTAGCACAGTATGGAATAGAGCCAGATGAATATACACCTGTGGTTAATGCTCTTCGTAAGAATCCTCCAGCATGGCTTGATTTTATGATGAG GTTTGAACTGGGATTGGAGAAACCTGATCCGAAAAGAGCGTTACAAAGCGCGTTCACGATTGCAATCGCTTATGTCCTTGGCGGTTTTATACCGCTACTTCCCTACATTTTCATACCGCAAGCCATGGAAGCGGTAGTGGCGTCTGTGATCATAACTCTGTTTGCTCTCTTCGTATTTGGCTATGCAAAAGGGCACTTCACCGACAGCAAACCGCTAAGGAGTGCGTTTGAAACCGCCTTCATAGGAGCAATTGCCTCAGCGGCTGCTTTTGGTATGGCTAAAGCGGTGCAACATTAG